A region of Streptomyces sp. NBC_01788 DNA encodes the following proteins:
- a CDS encoding FtsB family cell division protein gives MAVKDRDRFSTTTRIRLLGEQTAARVYRSQTRRQARRSRLTGRAALLALVLCSMVVALAYPMRQYVSQRADIADLQRQKRQAQQRVEQLRDLKARWQDDAYAEQQIRRRLHYVKPGETGYSVVEPGPAERSRAERGTARRPWYANVWDGVDKSDASDQ, from the coding sequence ATGGCCGTCAAGGACCGGGACCGGTTCTCCACCACGACCAGGATCAGGTTGCTCGGCGAGCAGACCGCGGCCCGCGTCTACCGTTCGCAGACCCGGCGCCAGGCCCGCCGCTCCCGCCTCACCGGCCGCGCGGCGCTGCTCGCGCTGGTGCTGTGCTCGATGGTGGTCGCCCTCGCGTATCCGATGCGGCAGTACGTCTCCCAGCGCGCCGACATCGCCGACCTGCAACGCCAGAAGCGGCAGGCCCAGCAGCGGGTGGAACAACTGCGCGACCTCAAGGCACGCTGGCAGGACGACGCCTACGCCGAACAGCAGATCCGGCGGCGGCTGCACTACGTGAAGCCCGGCGAGACCGGCTACTCCGTGGTCGAACCGGGCCCGGCCGAGCGGTCCCGCGCCGAGCGGGGGACGGCCCGCCGCCCCTGGTACGCCAACGTCTGGGACGGAGTCGACAAGTCCGACGCCTCCGACCAGTGA
- a CDS encoding transglycosylase family protein yields the protein MLFSSKGKHRRPSRTTRVVALAGVAGAAVAAPLMAVGDASAATASQWDAVAQCESGGNWSINTGNGFYGGLQFTNSTWAGYGGTSYASRADLASKSQQVAVAEKVLAGQGKGAWPVCGKGLSGAAYTGSAPASSSSNGSSAKSTTTRSTERQAANRSATRPAPSGTVTTPTGKKVEKGDGEYKVVSGDTLSSIAARHGVQGGWQKLFELNKDIVDNADLIYPGQQLHLK from the coding sequence ATGCTGTTCTCCAGCAAGGGCAAGCACCGCCGTCCGTCCAGGACCACCCGTGTCGTCGCGCTCGCCGGTGTCGCCGGCGCCGCGGTCGCCGCCCCGCTGATGGCGGTCGGTGACGCCTCCGCCGCCACCGCCTCCCAGTGGGACGCGGTCGCGCAGTGCGAGTCCGGTGGCAACTGGTCCATCAACACCGGCAACGGCTTCTACGGCGGCCTCCAGTTCACCAACTCCACCTGGGCCGGGTACGGCGGCACCTCCTACGCGTCGCGCGCCGACCTGGCCTCCAAGTCGCAGCAGGTAGCCGTCGCCGAGAAGGTCCTCGCGGGCCAGGGCAAGGGCGCCTGGCCGGTCTGCGGTAAGGGCCTGTCCGGCGCCGCCTACACGGGCAGCGCCCCCGCGTCTTCGTCGTCGAACGGCAGCTCCGCCAAGAGCACCACCACCCGCTCGACCGAGCGGCAGGCCGCCAACCGCTCCGCGACGCGTCCGGCCCCGAGCGGGACCGTCACCACGCCGACCGGCAAGAAGGTCGAGAAGGGCGACGGCGAGTACAAGGTGGTCTCCGGCGACACCCTCAGCTCCATCGCCGCCCGCCACGGCGTCCAGGGCGGCTGGCAGAAGCTGTTCGAGCTGAACAAGGACATCGTCGACAACGCCGACCTCATCTACCCGGGCCAGCAGCTCCACCTGAAGTAA
- a CDS encoding Ppx/GppA phosphatase family protein, giving the protein MTRVAAVDCGTNSIRLLVADADPATGELRELDRRMTIVRLGQGVDRTGRLAPEALERTFAACREYARAVKEHGAERLRFVATSASRDAENRDEFVRGVMDILGVEPEVISGDQEAEFSFTGATRELTGRTDLARPFLVVDIGGGSTEFVVGDDHVRAARSVDVGCVRMTERHLVRDGVVTDPPTEEQIAAVRADIEAALDLAEKTVPLREARTLVGLAGSVTTVSAIAQELPGYDSAAIHHSRVSRERVREISDRLLRSTHAERAAIPSMHPGRVDVIGAGALVLLAVMERIGAKEVVVSEHDILDGIAWSVA; this is encoded by the coding sequence ATGACCCGGGTCGCCGCCGTCGACTGCGGTACGAACTCCATCCGTCTGCTGGTCGCGGACGCCGACCCGGCGACGGGCGAACTGCGCGAGCTGGACCGGCGCATGACCATCGTGCGGCTCGGCCAGGGCGTCGACCGCACCGGCCGGCTCGCCCCCGAGGCGCTGGAGCGGACCTTCGCGGCCTGCCGGGAGTACGCCCGGGCCGTCAAGGAGCACGGCGCCGAACGGCTGCGCTTCGTGGCCACCTCCGCCTCCCGGGACGCCGAGAACCGGGACGAGTTCGTGCGCGGGGTGATGGACATCCTCGGCGTCGAGCCCGAGGTGATCTCCGGTGACCAGGAGGCGGAGTTCTCCTTCACCGGCGCGACGAGGGAGCTGACGGGCCGTACGGACCTCGCCCGGCCCTTCCTGGTGGTCGACATCGGCGGCGGCTCGACGGAGTTCGTCGTGGGCGACGACCACGTCCGGGCGGCGCGCTCGGTGGACGTGGGCTGCGTCCGCATGACGGAGCGTCACCTGGTGCGGGACGGGGTGGTCACCGACCCGCCGACGGAGGAGCAGATCGCCGCCGTACGCGCCGACATCGAGGCCGCGCTCGACCTCGCCGAGAAGACGGTCCCGCTGCGCGAGGCGCGCACCCTGGTGGGCCTGGCCGGCTCGGTGACGACGGTTTCGGCGATCGCTCAGGAGCTGCCCGGATACGACTCGGCGGCCATCCACCACTCCCGTGTCTCCCGCGAGCGCGTCCGCGAGATCAGCGACCGCCTGCTGCGCTCCACGCACGCCGAGCGCGCGGCGATCCCCTCCATGCACCCGGGCCGTGTCGACGTCATCGGCGCGGGCGCGCTGGTCCTGCTGGCCGTCATGGAGCGGATCGGCGCCAAGGAGGTCGTCGTCAGCGAGCACGACATCCTCGACGGCATCGCGTGGTCCGTGGCGTAG
- a CDS encoding transglycosylase family protein — translation MLSGNGRHRRPRQAPALLVAAGVTGSAIAIPLMAAGAASAADGNTWDKVAKCESGGAWSSNAGNGYYGGLQMTQDDWEKYGGLDYALSADQASRSQQIAVAEKVLADKGPGAWPTCGLLSGLGEKSEAAKVDTGVGDTGSANSSGKSLTDDLGLSNSSQTPADSSGSSDTDPGSADSSDYPSESPTTSSPSPSSPAKKGKPGKSDTSHDVAASGSQSPDTSPPAAPELGDTDKSWQVGGSSALVDTGALGGGRHRGGSAVENLVDNHTAASAGRHAARAGDSYTVRAGDSLESIADSLGVPGGWDALYAANKGAIGSDPNHVSAGQTLNVPTETPQK, via the coding sequence ATGCTCTCCGGGAACGGTCGTCACCGTCGGCCCCGTCAGGCTCCGGCCCTCCTCGTCGCCGCTGGAGTGACCGGATCCGCCATCGCCATCCCGCTGATGGCCGCCGGCGCCGCCAGTGCGGCCGACGGCAACACCTGGGACAAGGTGGCCAAGTGCGAGAGCGGCGGCGCCTGGAGCTCCAACGCCGGCAACGGCTACTACGGCGGCCTGCAGATGACGCAGGACGACTGGGAGAAGTACGGCGGCCTCGACTACGCGCTGAGCGCCGATCAGGCGAGCCGGTCCCAGCAGATAGCCGTGGCCGAGAAGGTGCTCGCCGACAAGGGTCCCGGCGCCTGGCCGACGTGTGGGCTGCTCTCCGGTCTCGGCGAGAAGTCCGAGGCGGCGAAGGTCGACACCGGAGTGGGCGACACCGGATCCGCCAACTCCTCCGGAAAGTCGCTCACCGACGACCTCGGTCTGTCGAACTCGTCACAGACGCCGGCCGACTCGTCCGGCTCGTCGGACACCGACCCTGGTTCGGCCGACTCCTCCGACTACCCGAGCGAGTCCCCCACCACGTCCTCACCCTCGCCGTCCTCGCCGGCCAAGAAGGGCAAGCCGGGTAAGTCCGACACGTCACATGATGTCGCCGCGAGCGGGTCCCAGTCGCCCGACACCTCGCCCCCGGCCGCGCCGGAGCTGGGCGACACGGACAAGTCCTGGCAGGTCGGCGGCAGTTCGGCCCTGGTCGACACCGGGGCGCTGGGCGGCGGACGGCACCGCGGCGGCAGTGCCGTCGAGAACCTGGTCGACAACCACACGGCCGCCTCCGCCGGCCGCCACGCCGCACGCGCCGGCGACTCCTACACCGTTCGCGCCGGCGACTCCCTCGAGTCCATCGCCGACTCCCTTGGCGTGCCCGGCGGATGGGATGCGCTGTACGCCGCGAACAAGGGCGCGATCGGGTCCGACCCGAACCACGTCTCCGCCGGTCAGACCCTGAATGTCCCTACCGAAACGCCCCAAAAGTAG
- a CDS encoding glycoside hydrolase domain-containing protein: MAEHRQSKKRRYITWAAAGAVVVAGAGIAAQTSMAATAWPAQKTFTGRAFDTCTAPSLSAMNAWRTDKYYGAAAVYIGGKNRGCAQPNLTASWVKSVSAQGWKLIPLYVGAQPPCQKSANPERLTAATAASLGTADANDAVAKASALGMKAGSPVYLDMEPYDITDKACNDAVLTYVRAFDKVLRDKTYRAGYYGFTSSSAKAIATATNKTDLPGNLWYALWDGKETTTTDWPWGATQFTDHSRAHQYMVNSKETRGGVTITVDRDWWDAPVAITG, translated from the coding sequence ATGGCCGAGCACCGGCAATCGAAGAAGCGCAGGTACATCACATGGGCGGCGGCCGGGGCCGTCGTCGTGGCCGGCGCCGGGATCGCGGCCCAGACGTCCATGGCGGCCACCGCCTGGCCCGCCCAGAAGACCTTCACCGGCCGGGCCTTCGACACCTGCACGGCGCCCTCGCTGAGCGCCATGAACGCCTGGCGCACCGACAAGTACTACGGCGCCGCCGCCGTCTACATCGGCGGCAAGAACCGCGGCTGCGCCCAGCCCAACCTCACCGCCTCCTGGGTGAAGTCCGTCAGCGCCCAGGGCTGGAAGCTCATCCCGCTGTACGTCGGGGCCCAGCCGCCGTGCCAGAAGAGCGCCAACCCCGAGCGGCTCACCGCCGCCACCGCCGCCTCCCTCGGCACCGCCGACGCCAACGACGCGGTGGCCAAGGCCTCGGCGCTCGGCATGAAGGCGGGCAGCCCGGTCTACCTCGACATGGAGCCGTACGACATCACGGACAAGGCGTGCAACGACGCCGTGCTCACCTACGTCCGCGCCTTCGACAAGGTGCTGCGCGACAAGACCTACCGCGCCGGCTACTACGGCTTCACCAGCTCCAGCGCCAAGGCCATCGCCACCGCGACCAACAAGACCGACCTGCCGGGCAACCTCTGGTACGCCCTGTGGGACGGCAAGGAGACCACCACCACCGACTGGCCCTGGGGCGCCACCCAGTTCACCGACCACAGCCGCGCCCACCAGTACATGGTCAACAGCAAGGAGACGCGCGGCGGCGTCACCATCACCGTCGACCGCGACTGGTGGGACGCTCCGGTCGCCATCACCGGCTGA
- a CDS encoding NAD(P)/FAD-dependent oxidoreductase: protein MSTTERPRILVVGGGYVGLYAARRILKKMRYGEATVTVVDPRSYMTYQPFLPEAAAGSISPRHVVVPLRRVLPKAEVLTGRVTTIDQDRKVATVAPLVGEAYELPFDYLVIAMGAVSRTFPIPGLAEQGIGMKGIEESIGLRNHVLEQLDKADSTTDEEIRRKALTFVFIGGGFAGAETIGEVEDMARDAAKYYNNVSREDMRFILVDAADKILPEVGPKLGQYGREHLEGRGVEVYLSTSMESCVDGHVVLKNGLEVDSSTIVWTAGVKPNPVLSRFGLPLGPRGHVDCAPTLQVQGTDYIWAAGDNAQVPDLVGRRAGNENAWCPPNAQHALRQAKVLGDNVISQMRGFPQGDYEHANKGAVAGLGLHKGVAMIVMGKMKIKLKGRLAWYMHRGYHGMAMPTWNRKIRIFADWTLGMFLKREVVSLGAMENPREEFYEAAKPAPVPAAAGKTEEKAKAS from the coding sequence ATGAGCACCACGGAGCGTCCCAGGATCCTCGTAGTAGGCGGTGGGTACGTAGGCCTGTACGCAGCTCGGCGCATCCTCAAGAAGATGCGCTACGGAGAGGCGACCGTCACGGTCGTCGACCCCCGTTCGTACATGACCTACCAGCCCTTCCTCCCCGAAGCCGCAGCCGGCAGCATCTCGCCCCGGCACGTCGTCGTCCCGCTGCGACGCGTGCTGCCCAAGGCGGAGGTCCTCACCGGCCGGGTCACCACCATCGACCAGGACCGCAAGGTCGCCACGGTCGCCCCGCTGGTCGGCGAGGCGTACGAGCTGCCCTTCGACTACCTGGTCATCGCGATGGGCGCGGTGTCCCGCACCTTCCCGATCCCCGGCCTCGCCGAGCAGGGCATCGGCATGAAGGGCATCGAGGAGTCCATCGGACTGCGCAACCACGTCCTGGAGCAGCTCGACAAGGCCGACTCCACCACCGACGAGGAGATCCGCCGCAAGGCGCTCACCTTCGTCTTCATCGGCGGTGGCTTCGCCGGCGCCGAGACCATCGGCGAGGTCGAGGACATGGCCCGGGACGCGGCCAAGTACTACAACAACGTGTCCCGCGAGGACATGCGCTTCATCCTCGTCGACGCCGCCGACAAGATCCTCCCCGAGGTCGGCCCCAAGCTCGGCCAGTACGGCAGGGAGCACCTCGAGGGCCGCGGTGTGGAGGTCTACCTCTCCACCTCCATGGAGTCCTGCGTCGACGGCCACGTGGTGCTCAAGAACGGCCTCGAGGTCGACTCCAGCACCATCGTGTGGACCGCGGGCGTCAAGCCCAACCCGGTGCTGTCCCGCTTCGGTCTGCCGCTCGGCCCGCGCGGCCACGTCGACTGCGCGCCCACCCTCCAGGTGCAGGGCACGGACTACATCTGGGCCGCCGGTGACAACGCGCAGGTGCCCGACCTCGTCGGCCGCCGGGCGGGCAACGAGAACGCCTGGTGCCCGCCGAACGCCCAGCACGCGCTGCGTCAGGCCAAGGTCCTCGGTGACAACGTGATCTCCCAGATGCGGGGCTTCCCGCAGGGGGACTACGAGCACGCCAACAAGGGCGCGGTGGCGGGTCTCGGCCTGCACAAGGGCGTCGCGATGATCGTCATGGGCAAGATGAAGATCAAGCTCAAGGGTCGCCTCGCCTGGTACATGCACCGCGGCTACCACGGCATGGCCATGCCGACCTGGAACCGGAAGATCCGCATCTTCGCCGACTGGACCCTCGGCATGTTCCTCAAGCGCGAGGTCGTCTCCCTCGGCGCCATGGAGAACCCCCGCGAGGAGTTCTACGAGGCCGCCAAGCCCGCGCCGGTGCCCGCCGCCGCGGGGAAGACCGAGGAGAAGGCCAAGGCCTCCTGA
- a CDS encoding cytochrome P450 family protein, with amino-acid sequence MHDQPPTLFTWEFASDPYPAYAWLREHAPVHRTRLPSGVEAWLVTRYADARQALADQRLSKNPAHHAEPAHAKGRTGIPGERKAELMTHLLNIDPPDHTRLRRLVSKAFTPRRVAEFAPRVQELTDGLIDGFAGRGTADLIREFAFPLPIYAICDLLGVPREDQDDFRDWAGMMLHLPGGESTDPRRHGKSSRGGVARSVKKMRSYLAELIHRKREALPAEPVPGEDLISALIRASDHGEHLTENEAAAMAFILLFAGFETTVNLIGNGTFALLTHPEQRDRLQRSLAEGDGGLLETGVEELLRYDGPVELATWRYATEPLTIGGQDIASGDPVLVVLAAADRDPERFDAPDVLDLGRRDNQHLGYGHGIHYCLGAPLARLEGQTALATLLNRLPDLQLDSDPADLRWRGGLIMRGLRTLPVRFTPGR; translated from the coding sequence ATGCACGACCAGCCACCCACCCTGTTCACCTGGGAGTTCGCGAGCGACCCCTACCCGGCCTACGCCTGGCTGCGCGAGCACGCCCCCGTGCACAGGACCCGCCTCCCCAGCGGGGTCGAGGCCTGGCTGGTCACCCGGTACGCCGACGCCCGGCAGGCCCTGGCCGACCAGCGGCTGAGCAAGAACCCGGCGCACCACGCCGAGCCCGCGCACGCCAAGGGCAGGACGGGCATCCCCGGCGAGCGCAAGGCCGAGCTGATGACCCACCTGCTGAACATCGACCCGCCGGACCACACCCGGCTGCGCCGACTGGTCAGCAAGGCGTTCACCCCGCGCCGCGTCGCCGAGTTCGCCCCGCGGGTGCAGGAGCTGACCGACGGACTCATCGACGGGTTCGCCGGACGCGGCACCGCCGACCTCATCCGCGAGTTCGCCTTCCCGCTGCCCATCTACGCCATCTGCGACCTTCTCGGCGTCCCCCGCGAGGACCAGGACGACTTCCGGGACTGGGCAGGCATGATGCTGCATCTTCCCGGGGGCGAGTCCACGGACCCCCGGCGCCACGGCAAGAGCTCCCGCGGCGGAGTCGCCCGCTCGGTGAAGAAGATGCGCAGCTATCTCGCGGAGCTCATCCACCGCAAGCGCGAGGCGCTGCCGGCGGAGCCCGTCCCCGGCGAGGACCTCATCTCCGCCCTCATCCGCGCCTCCGACCACGGCGAGCACCTCACCGAGAACGAGGCCGCCGCGATGGCCTTCATTCTGCTGTTCGCCGGTTTCGAGACCACCGTCAACCTCATCGGCAACGGCACCTTCGCCCTGCTCACCCACCCCGAGCAGCGGGACCGGCTCCAGCGGTCCCTCGCCGAGGGGGACGGCGGCCTGCTGGAGACGGGCGTGGAGGAACTCCTGCGCTACGACGGACCGGTGGAACTGGCCACCTGGCGCTACGCCACCGAGCCGCTCACCATCGGCGGGCAGGACATCGCCTCCGGCGACCCGGTCCTCGTCGTCCTCGCCGCCGCCGACCGGGATCCGGAGAGGTTCGACGCCCCCGACGTCCTCGATCTCGGGCGACGTGACAATCAACACCTCGGCTACGGACACGGCATCCACTACTGCCTCGGCGCACCGCTCGCCCGTCTGGAGGGCCAGACCGCGCTGGCCACCCTCCTCAACCGGCTTCCGGATCTCCAATTGGACTCGGATCCAGCCGACTTGCGCTGGCGCGGCGGGCTCATCATGCGCGGACTGCGGACGCTGCCGGTGCGGTTCACCCCTGGTCGGTAA
- a CDS encoding DUF501 domain-containing protein: protein METPPPSTERTEPTEADIEAFEQQLGRPPRGLRAIAHRCPCGQPDVVETAPRLPDGTPFPTLYYLTCPRAASAIGTLEADGVMKEMTERLATDPELAAAYRAAHEDYIRRRDEIEKLTGFPSAGGMPDRVKCLHVLVAHSLAAGPGVNPLGDEAIAMLPEWWRKGPCVTPAQPPSGEGRQTGTSEGGRSAVGPLETGEDGA from the coding sequence ATGGAAACCCCACCGCCGTCCACTGAGCGCACCGAGCCCACCGAGGCGGACATCGAGGCCTTCGAGCAGCAGCTCGGGCGTCCGCCGCGCGGGCTGCGCGCGATCGCGCACCGCTGCCCCTGCGGGCAGCCCGACGTCGTGGAGACGGCACCGCGGCTGCCCGACGGCACGCCCTTCCCCACGCTGTACTACCTGACGTGCCCGCGCGCCGCCTCGGCCATCGGCACGCTGGAGGCCGACGGCGTGATGAAGGAGATGACGGAGCGGCTGGCCACCGACCCGGAACTGGCGGCCGCGTACCGGGCCGCGCACGAGGACTACATCCGGCGCCGGGACGAGATCGAGAAGCTGACGGGCTTCCCCAGCGCGGGCGGCATGCCGGACCGGGTGAAGTGCCTGCACGTCCTGGTCGCCCACTCGCTCGCCGCCGGGCCCGGTGTGAACCCGCTCGGCGACGAGGCGATCGCGATGCTGCCCGAGTGGTGGCGCAAGGGTCCGTGTGTGACGCCCGCGCAGCCGCCGTCCGGCGAGGGGCGTCAGACCGGGACCTCCGAAGGCGGCCGGTCCGCCGTCGGTCCCCTGGAGACCGGGGAGGACGGCGCATGA
- a CDS encoding SurA N-terminal domain-containing protein: MHRRRRTALVLSAALLAAAPLLTACGSDAHPGAAAVVGGQRITFGQLQSRVSEVREAQRAAVSDEAQYQQAVASTGTLTRDTLHQMVLDRVLDRAARNAGLTVSRSEVQQLRTGLEQQAGGAKALEGTWLQRYGVPPQRLDDNLRLQVKAQKLATHLHTDAGQPAFWKALSEASADLHVDLNPRYGTWDVEKSTLVKAKTPWLRDVSASQNQQST; this comes from the coding sequence TTGCACCGCCGCCGTCGCACCGCGCTCGTCCTGTCCGCCGCGCTCCTCGCGGCGGCACCCCTGCTCACCGCCTGTGGAAGCGACGCGCATCCGGGCGCGGCGGCCGTGGTCGGCGGCCAGCGGATCACCTTCGGGCAGTTGCAGAGCCGGGTGAGCGAGGTGCGCGAGGCGCAGCGGGCCGCGGTGTCGGACGAGGCGCAGTACCAGCAGGCCGTCGCCTCGACCGGCACGCTCACCCGGGACACGCTGCACCAGATGGTGCTCGACCGGGTCCTCGACCGCGCCGCCCGGAACGCCGGCCTCACCGTCAGCCGCAGCGAGGTCCAGCAGCTGCGCACCGGTCTCGAACAGCAGGCGGGCGGCGCCAAGGCGCTCGAGGGCACCTGGCTCCAGCGGTACGGGGTGCCGCCGCAGCGCCTCGACGACAACCTCCGCCTCCAGGTGAAGGCTCAGAAGCTCGCGACCCATCTGCACACCGACGCCGGCCAGCCGGCCTTCTGGAAGGCGCTGTCCGAGGCCTCCGCCGACCTCCACGTCGACCTGAACCCGCGCTACGGCACCTGGGACGTGGAGAAGAGCACCCTCGTGAAGGCGAAAACGCCGTGGCTGCGGGACGTCTCGGCGTCCCAGAACCAGCAGTCCACCTGA
- a CDS encoding nucleoside triphosphate pyrophosphohydrolase, giving the protein MNTTSATTSAAAPGRIVLLTTSHRVAPGLLSWPAWQALRSADRVLCADGAHPQLPYLREAGTAVDEAAPSAEELVDACAGGRTVVVVATGEGEPALTDGLARLAGSGRVQMPELELLPASYDLPGARLLDLVQVMDRIRAECPWSSRQTHKGLAKYGIEEAYELVEAIEDGDREELREELGDVLLQVVFHARIAEEDPEEPFSIDDVAGTIVAKLIHRHPHVFGDETATTPEEVKAHWLRTKAEEKRRTSVTEGVPLGQPGLALAAKLASRVRTAGLDVPLPAGEGFGYELLALAARAEAEGVDPEAALRAAARAYRDVIIKTEGN; this is encoded by the coding sequence GTGAACACCACCAGCGCGACCACCTCCGCAGCGGCCCCGGGCCGGATCGTCCTGCTCACCACCAGCCACCGGGTCGCCCCCGGACTGCTGTCCTGGCCCGCCTGGCAGGCACTGCGGTCGGCGGACCGGGTGCTGTGCGCGGACGGTGCCCATCCGCAGCTCCCGTATCTGCGGGAGGCCGGCACGGCCGTGGACGAGGCGGCGCCGAGCGCGGAGGAGCTGGTGGACGCGTGCGCCGGCGGCCGTACGGTCGTCGTCGTGGCCACCGGCGAGGGCGAGCCCGCCCTGACCGACGGACTGGCCCGCCTGGCCGGATCCGGCCGTGTGCAGATGCCCGAGCTGGAACTGCTGCCCGCCTCCTACGACCTGCCCGGCGCCCGCCTGCTCGACCTCGTCCAGGTCATGGACCGCATCCGCGCCGAGTGCCCCTGGTCGTCCCGGCAGACCCACAAGGGCCTGGCCAAGTACGGCATCGAGGAGGCGTACGAGCTGGTCGAGGCGATCGAGGACGGCGACCGCGAGGAACTGCGCGAGGAACTGGGCGACGTCCTGCTCCAGGTGGTCTTCCACGCCCGTATCGCCGAGGAGGACCCCGAGGAGCCGTTCTCCATCGACGACGTGGCCGGCACCATCGTCGCCAAGCTGATTCACCGCCACCCGCATGTCTTCGGCGACGAGACCGCCACCACCCCGGAGGAGGTCAAGGCGCACTGGCTGCGCACCAAGGCCGAGGAGAAGCGGCGCACCTCCGTGACCGAGGGCGTCCCCCTCGGCCAGCCCGGCCTCGCCCTCGCCGCCAAGCTGGCCTCCCGGGTTCGCACGGCGGGCCTGGACGTCCCCCTCCCGGCGGGCGAGGGCTTCGGGTACGAACTGCTGGCTCTGGCCGCCCGTGCCGAGGCCGAGGGCGTCGACCCGGAGGCGGCCCTGCGCGCGGCGGCGCGCGCGTACCGGGACGTGATCATAAAGACGGAGGGCAACTGA
- the eno gene encoding phosphopyruvate hydratase: MLVPSIDVVVAREILDSRGNPTVEVEVGLDDGSTGRAAVPSGASTGAFEAVELRDGDPNRYQGKGVEKAVLAVIEQIGPELVGYDATEQRLIDQAMFDLDATDNKGSLGANAILGVSLAVAHAASEASDLPLFRYLGGPNAHLLPVPMMNILNGGSHADSNVDIQEFMIAPIGAESFSEALRWGTEVYHTLKKVLKSKGLSTGLGDEGGFAPNLGSNREALDLILEAIKEAGYAPGEQIALALDVAASEFYKDGKYLFEGKDRSAAEMTEYYEELVAAYPLVSIEDPLFEDDWAGWKVITDKLGDKVQLVGDDLFVTNPERLARGIEEGAANALLVKVNQIGSLTETLDAVELAQRNGFKCMMSHRSGETEDVTIADLAVATNCGQIKTGAPARSERVAKYNQLLRIEEILDDAAVYAGRSAFPRFRSAQ; encoded by the coding sequence ATGCTCGTGCCGTCCATCGACGTCGTCGTAGCCCGGGAAATCCTGGACTCCCGAGGCAACCCCACGGTCGAGGTCGAGGTCGGCCTCGACGACGGCAGCACCGGTCGTGCCGCCGTCCCCTCCGGCGCCTCCACCGGTGCCTTCGAGGCCGTCGAACTCCGTGACGGCGACCCCAACCGCTACCAGGGCAAGGGCGTCGAGAAGGCCGTCCTCGCCGTGATCGAGCAGATCGGCCCGGAGCTCGTCGGCTACGACGCCACCGAGCAGCGCCTGATCGACCAGGCCATGTTCGACCTGGACGCCACCGACAACAAGGGCTCGCTGGGCGCCAACGCCATCCTCGGCGTCTCCCTCGCCGTCGCCCACGCCGCCTCCGAGGCCTCGGACCTCCCCCTCTTCCGCTACCTGGGCGGTCCGAACGCGCACCTGCTGCCGGTGCCGATGATGAACATCCTGAACGGCGGCTCGCACGCCGACTCCAACGTGGACATCCAGGAGTTCATGATCGCCCCGATCGGCGCGGAGTCCTTCTCCGAGGCCCTGCGCTGGGGCACCGAGGTCTACCACACCCTGAAGAAGGTCCTGAAGAGCAAGGGCCTGTCCACCGGCCTGGGCGACGAGGGCGGCTTCGCCCCGAACCTCGGCTCCAACCGCGAGGCCCTCGACCTCATCCTCGAAGCGATCAAGGAAGCCGGCTACGCGCCCGGCGAGCAGATCGCCCTCGCGCTCGACGTCGCCGCCTCCGAGTTCTACAAGGACGGCAAGTACCTCTTCGAGGGCAAGGACCGCTCCGCGGCGGAGATGACCGAGTACTACGAGGAGCTGGTGGCCGCCTACCCGCTCGTCTCCATCGAGGACCCGCTGTTCGAGGACGACTGGGCCGGCTGGAAGGTCATCACCGACAAGCTCGGCGACAAGGTCCAGCTCGTCGGCGACGACCTGTTCGTCACCAACCCCGAGCGTCTCGCCCGCGGCATCGAGGAGGGCGCCGCCAACGCGCTGCTCGTGAAGGTGAACCAGATCGGTTCGCTCACCGAGACCCTGGACGCCGTCGAGCTGGCCCAGCGCAACGGCTTCAAGTGCATGATGTCCCACCGCTCCGGCGAGACCGAGGACGTCACGATCGCCGACCTGGCCGTCGCCACCAACTGCGGCCAGATCAAGACCGGCGCCCCGGCCCGCTCCGAGCGCGTCGCCAAGTACAACCAGCTGCTGCGCATCGAGGAGATCCTCGACGACGCCGCGGTGTACGCGGGCCGCTCGGCCTTCCCGCGGTTCCGCTCCGCCCAGTAA